One window from the genome of Fulvivirga lutea encodes:
- a CDS encoding TetR/AcrR family transcriptional regulator, with protein MAVLQLLMSDKLFLRDPQETELGRKILQEGIAMIDELGFEKFTFKKLAAKIESTEASIYRYFENKHKLLVYLIAWYWNWLEYKIDYGTQNIDDPIQKLEIALRIVSEDKKQDSSFPQIDEEALYRIVKVESDKTYLTKQVDSDNKEGLFRGYKSLCTRIASYIKEYNPNYGHPNSLISTVLQAAHHQLFYAEHLPALTDLKCDENIHEQSKLFLTDMVLKTIKA; from the coding sequence ATGGCTGTATTACAATTATTAATGAGCGATAAGCTTTTTCTTCGCGATCCGCAGGAAACGGAGCTGGGAAGGAAAATCCTTCAAGAAGGTATTGCTATGATTGATGAGCTTGGCTTTGAAAAGTTTACCTTCAAAAAGCTAGCTGCAAAAATTGAATCAACAGAGGCATCTATTTACCGCTATTTTGAGAATAAACATAAACTCCTGGTATATCTGATAGCCTGGTACTGGAATTGGCTTGAGTACAAAATCGATTATGGAACTCAGAACATAGATGACCCCATTCAAAAACTTGAAATTGCATTGCGTATAGTTTCTGAAGATAAAAAGCAGGATAGTTCATTTCCTCAAATTGACGAAGAGGCCTTATACAGAATTGTTAAAGTAGAATCTGACAAAACCTACCTTACAAAGCAGGTGGATAGTGATAATAAGGAAGGGTTATTCAGAGGTTATAAATCATTATGTACCAGAATTGCTTCATATATTAAAGAATATAACCCAAATTACGGGCATCCAAATTCATTAATCAGTACGGTTTTGCAGGCGGCACATCATCAGTTATTTTATGCCGAGCATCTACCGGCCTTAACTGACTTGAAATGTGACGAAAACATTCACGAACAAAGCAAACTCTTCCTAACGGATATGGTTCTTAAAACGATCAAAGCTTAA